One part of the Halopenitus persicus genome encodes these proteins:
- the prs gene encoding ribose-phosphate diphosphokinase, producing MIVPSSGTQTLAAALADETGTPLATPTFERFADGEQLAAVPEFAGEEATVVASTVADGDWIELLQLQDAVREAGASAVTTVIPYLGYARQDQSFKPGQPVSARAMARAVSTGTDRVILVNPHEESVEEFFSVPVEIVDAAGALAAPLPKLRDPLFLAPDAGAIGIAETLRDASGSGATDYFEKRRDREDGSVEITPSDAPVADRDVVVVDDIIATGSTMSKSIAVLQERGADRVVAACVHPVLAGSAVTKLRAAGVERIIGTDTVERACSEASVAPMIAARL from the coding sequence ATGATCGTACCGAGTTCCGGCACGCAGACGCTCGCAGCCGCCCTCGCGGACGAGACGGGAACCCCGCTCGCCACCCCGACGTTCGAGCGCTTCGCTGACGGCGAGCAGCTGGCGGCCGTCCCGGAGTTCGCCGGCGAGGAGGCGACGGTCGTCGCCTCGACGGTGGCCGACGGCGACTGGATCGAGCTCCTCCAGCTGCAGGATGCGGTGCGGGAGGCGGGCGCGAGCGCGGTGACGACGGTGATCCCCTATCTGGGCTACGCGCGACAGGATCAGTCGTTCAAGCCGGGACAGCCGGTCTCGGCGCGCGCGATGGCGCGGGCGGTCTCGACCGGAACGGACCGGGTCATCCTCGTCAACCCGCACGAGGAATCGGTCGAGGAGTTCTTCTCGGTCCCCGTCGAGATCGTCGACGCCGCGGGCGCGCTCGCGGCGCCGCTGCCGAAGCTGCGTGACCCCCTCTTTCTCGCGCCGGATGCGGGCGCGATCGGGATCGCCGAGACGCTTCGTGACGCCTCCGGCTCGGGGGCGACCGACTACTTCGAGAAGCGCCGCGACCGGGAGGACGGCTCCGTCGAGATCACGCCCTCGGACGCCCCGGTCGCGGACCGGGACGTCGTCGTGGTCGACGACATCATCGCGACCGGATCGACGATGAGCAAATCGATCGCGGTCCTACAGGAGCGCGGCGCCGACCGGGTCGTCGCGGCCTGCGTGCATCCCGTCCTCGCCGGCAGCGCCGTGACGAAGCTTCGCGCGGCCGGCGTCGAGCGGATCATCGGCACCGACACGGTCGAGCGGGCCTGCAGCGAGGCCTCGGTCGCTCCGATGATCGCGGCTCGCCTATAA
- a CDS encoding uracil-DNA glycosylase produces the protein MDEPAPKGPNEGPEFPARRHVLEPDCSRCDRLPEDRTCIGWGTGPLDAAVMVIGEAPAAGDPDAERWRGGNLTGKAYTASHSGRRIRRLFESIGYGRRTYYTNAVKCFPRDREAEEPTHREPTAAELSTCRHHLRTELERVGPDVVCPTGKHATTSVLAVGSDGAGAPDDDGAGTELDGFLDAVLEPIDAGIGAPVVPLLHPAYQDVWRARLGYEADEYRDAIDEAIATVI, from the coding sequence ATGGACGAGCCCGCACCGAAAGGACCGAACGAGGGCCCCGAGTTCCCCGCGCGGAGACACGTCCTCGAACCGGACTGTTCCCGCTGTGACCGCCTCCCCGAGGACCGGACGTGCATCGGCTGGGGAACCGGTCCCCTCGACGCCGCGGTGATGGTGATCGGCGAGGCGCCCGCCGCCGGGGACCCGGACGCGGAGCGGTGGCGCGGCGGGAACCTGACCGGGAAGGCCTACACCGCGAGCCACTCCGGGCGACGCATCCGGCGGCTGTTCGAATCGATCGGCTACGGCCGCCGGACCTACTACACCAACGCCGTCAAGTGTTTTCCGCGGGACCGCGAGGCCGAGGAACCGACACACCGGGAGCCGACCGCGGCGGAGCTGTCGACCTGTCGGCACCACCTCCGGACGGAGCTGGAGCGCGTCGGTCCCGACGTCGTCTGTCCGACCGGCAAACACGCGACCACGTCCGTCCTCGCGGTCGGAAGCGATGGGGCCGGCGCCCCCGACGACGACGGCGCCGGAACGGAGCTCGACGGCTTCCTCGATGCGGTCCTGGAACCGATCGACGCCGGGATCGGGGCGCCGGTGGTGCCGCTTCTTCACCCCGCCTATCAGGACGTCTGGCGGGCGCGGCTCGGCTACGAGGCCGACGAGTATCGGGACGCGATCGACGAGGCGATCGCAACGGTGATCTAG
- a CDS encoding ATP-binding protein, whose amino-acid sequence MTLEDFTEFSADDEDAIDGERSDAADSADVAEPAGAGDGTAGGTPAGDGAVTGDGTTSDDVTADASSPFERYAVEATGEDDGLGVVSVSQGLRVAEDAEETTLRAFVTTGNRESVRLGKYLIVPYPDGERLFCRITGLEYAQEFRSDDATEIHARRQMRREEFSERDYKFVADLEPMSVVYDDGGDRKRRMTDRVPKPGAVVEEAADAAEIKTGLKIPEDGVFLGHLSVGGETVETAASPPTVDYRLNDDYTDGDPLVFRHSLVAGGTGSGKTHAAKNVLRQYLDPDRTYEMDDGREARMAVVQFDPQDEYAQMHDDNPAIDDAYARRLEREGIAHGGHDDTVALVPTTPNATYPGEGHRAERVAFTIPFSLVRDRPWLVAGSSLNDNQYAGLVTLLKRFFRDYGDDGTYDQFLAFLDDPVLKEELHESGRIHEATFDAVKRRARAVPGGVFDGDARPITDLDHTLVRPGGLTVIPTYHLPTSRQKEMFVLAVSSYLIDDKLSNDPTSDRIKETPLLVGMDEAHNFLADADNVQARKVIGKFTEAAKQGRKERLGLFLITQDPQDVAESVFKQINTTVVLNLGDEDAIASVNIPTTLAGKVPYMEKGQMVVYSPDNSEPVELIGLPRCLTRHGS is encoded by the coding sequence ATGACTCTCGAGGACTTCACCGAGTTCTCCGCCGACGACGAGGACGCGATCGACGGCGAGCGCTCGGATGCAGCGGATTCCGCCGACGTCGCTGAGCCGGCCGGAGCCGGTGACGGAACTGCCGGCGGCACGCCGGCAGGCGATGGGGCGGTGACCGGCGACGGAACGACGAGCGACGACGTCACTGCCGACGCGTCGAGTCCTTTCGAGCGATACGCCGTCGAGGCGACCGGCGAGGACGACGGACTCGGCGTCGTCTCGGTCTCCCAGGGGCTTCGGGTCGCCGAGGATGCGGAGGAGACGACGCTGCGGGCGTTCGTGACGACCGGGAACCGGGAGTCGGTCCGACTCGGGAAATACCTGATCGTCCCGTATCCCGACGGGGAGCGGCTCTTCTGTCGGATCACCGGCCTCGAGTACGCCCAGGAGTTCCGGTCGGACGACGCGACCGAGATCCACGCCCGCCGCCAGATGCGCCGCGAGGAGTTCTCCGAGCGCGACTACAAGTTCGTCGCCGACCTGGAGCCGATGTCGGTCGTCTACGACGACGGTGGGGACCGCAAGCGGCGAATGACCGACCGCGTCCCGAAGCCGGGTGCGGTGGTCGAGGAGGCCGCCGACGCCGCGGAGATCAAGACCGGCCTGAAGATCCCCGAGGACGGGGTTTTCCTCGGCCACCTCTCGGTCGGCGGCGAGACGGTCGAGACCGCAGCCAGCCCGCCGACCGTCGACTACCGGCTGAACGACGACTACACCGACGGCGACCCGCTGGTGTTCCGGCACAGCCTCGTGGCCGGCGGGACCGGATCCGGGAAGACCCACGCCGCCAAGAACGTCCTCCGGCAGTACCTCGATCCCGACCGCACCTACGAGATGGACGACGGGCGGGAGGCCCGGATGGCGGTCGTGCAGTTCGACCCGCAGGACGAGTACGCCCAGATGCACGACGACAACCCGGCGATCGACGACGCCTACGCCCGGCGGCTCGAGCGGGAGGGGATCGCCCACGGCGGCCACGACGACACCGTGGCACTGGTGCCGACGACCCCGAACGCGACGTACCCGGGCGAGGGCCACCGCGCCGAGCGGGTCGCGTTCACCATCCCCTTCTCGCTCGTGCGCGACCGGCCGTGGCTCGTCGCCGGCTCGAGCCTGAACGACAACCAGTACGCCGGGCTCGTGACCCTGCTGAAGCGGTTCTTCCGCGACTACGGCGACGACGGAACCTACGATCAGTTCCTCGCCTTCCTCGACGACCCGGTCTTAAAGGAGGAGCTCCACGAGTCGGGGCGGATCCACGAGGCCACCTTCGACGCGGTCAAACGGCGTGCCCGCGCCGTTCCCGGCGGCGTCTTCGACGGCGACGCCCGTCCCATCACCGACCTCGACCACACGCTGGTTCGCCCGGGCGGACTCACCGTGATCCCGACGTACCATCTGCCGACCTCGCGGCAAAAGGAGATGTTCGTGCTCGCCGTCTCGTCGTACCTGATCGACGACAAGCTCTCGAACGACCCGACCAGCGACCGGATCAAGGAGACGCCGCTGCTGGTCGGGATGGACGAGGCGCACAACTTCCTGGCGGACGCCGACAACGTCCAGGCGCGGAAGGTGATCGGGAAGTTCACCGAGGCGGCCAAGCAGGGCCGCAAGGAGCGGCTCGGGCTGTTCCTCATCACGCAGGACCCCCAGGACGTCGCCGAGTCGGTCTTCAAACAGATCAACACCACGGTCGTGTTGAACCTCGGCGACGAGGACGCGATCGCAAGCGTCAACATCCCGACCACACTCGCCGGGAAGGTGCCGTACATGGAGAAGGGACAGATGGTCGTCTACTCGCCCGACAACTCCGAGCCGGTCGAGCTGATCGGCCTCCCGCGGTGTCTCACCCGCCACGGATCCTGA
- a CDS encoding DUF7113 family protein encodes MLLVTGRGGGTALTGTVFERGEEPPSYAGAPEEDAPYVWVCDAFYEVDSGGAALTVDGEEIRIAFEEPAPRGFESRDRAVAAAEEHVRTQFARIGLDPDEIEVEIETMDPGADAGVGRSPA; translated from the coding sequence ATGTTGCTCGTGACCGGACGCGGCGGCGGAACGGCGTTGACCGGGACCGTCTTCGAGCGAGGCGAGGAACCGCCGAGCTACGCTGGCGCCCCCGAAGAGGACGCGCCGTACGTCTGGGTCTGTGACGCCTTCTATGAAGTCGACAGCGGCGGCGCCGCCCTGACGGTCGACGGCGAGGAGATCCGGATCGCCTTCGAGGAGCCGGCGCCGCGCGGCTTCGAGTCCCGCGACCGCGCGGTCGCGGCCGCCGAGGAGCACGTCCGGACGCAGTTCGCCCGGATCGGACTCGACCCGGACGAGATCGAGGTCGAAATCGAGACCATGGACCCGGGTGCCGACGCCGGAGTCGGACGAAGCCCGGCCTGA
- a CDS encoding DUF7860 family protein, with translation MAGRYGEMDYGSLTKGGVAVGAALFAIGAIAELTVGAGGGIPPTLDTAFLTMEFFGPLIALLSVLVFGIAMPLTE, from the coding sequence ATGGCCGGGCGATACGGCGAGATGGATTACGGATCGTTGACGAAGGGCGGCGTCGCCGTCGGCGCGGCGCTGTTCGCGATCGGCGCGATCGCGGAATTGACCGTCGGCGCCGGCGGCGGGATCCCCCCGACGCTCGATACCGCGTTCCTCACGATGGAGTTCTTCGGGCCGCTCATCGCGCTCCTGTCGGTGCTCGTGTTCGGCATCGCGATGCCGCTGACCGAATGA
- a CDS encoding HVO_0234 family beta-propeller protein, whose protein sequence is MPAEDDISIEEKRVYAGSTGRTDVYVASADGLVRVAVSGDKIGEFGLVAGVTARDVAVASRSGGPDVIAVATADDLLVGAIEEADDGLEPIGVGPTTAVGLPTPNRDGSGDGTNEAGTSARFLAATADGDVVSVSVDEATANRPGTLDIGSVDEPRAIDSGLVAAADGVHRVTAVDGPAAMGEGDGMIGGSGEGPIDDDGSERRAGLEHVGLRDARDVAGAGVPLAATDDGLYWLANGWMESIEAATSHVAADGDGHALAATTEGLFAHASTGWDRDAWEHRSLPMAGTVTALAYGPGIAIAVTDAGALCVDAGDGWRHQILGIREIGGIATHARE, encoded by the coding sequence ATGCCCGCCGAGGACGACATCTCGATCGAGGAGAAACGGGTGTACGCCGGCTCCACCGGCCGGACCGACGTCTACGTCGCCAGCGCAGACGGACTCGTTCGGGTCGCCGTCTCGGGGGACAAGATCGGGGAGTTCGGGCTGGTCGCCGGCGTCACGGCTCGGGACGTCGCGGTCGCCAGCCGGTCGGGGGGGCCCGACGTGATCGCCGTCGCGACGGCCGATGATCTCCTGGTGGGCGCGATCGAGGAGGCTGACGACGGGCTCGAACCGATCGGAGTCGGGCCGACGACCGCGGTCGGTCTCCCGACCCCAAATCGGGATGGAAGCGGCGACGGGACCAATGAGGCGGGCACGTCTGCCCGATTCCTCGCGGCGACGGCCGACGGAGACGTCGTCTCCGTGAGCGTCGACGAAGCGACCGCGAACCGGCCCGGAACGCTGGACATCGGGAGCGTCGACGAACCGCGGGCGATCGATTCCGGGCTCGTCGCGGCCGCCGACGGCGTCCATCGGGTGACCGCGGTCGACGGCCCGGCGGCGATGGGCGAAGGTGACGGGATGATCGGTGGCTCGGGCGAGGGACCGATCGACGACGACGGATCGGAACGGCGAGCCGGTCTCGAGCACGTCGGGCTGCGTGACGCCCGCGACGTCGCCGGAGCGGGCGTTCCGCTGGCCGCGACCGACGACGGGCTCTACTGGCTCGCGAACGGTTGGATGGAGTCGATCGAGGCCGCGACGAGCCACGTGGCCGCCGACGGGGATGGACACGCCCTCGCGGCAACCACGGAGGGGCTGTTCGCGCACGCGAGCACCGGCTGGGACCGGGACGCCTGGGAGCACCGGTCGCTCCCGATGGCAGGGACCGTGACGGCGCTTGCGTACGGTCCGGGGATCGCGATCGCGGTAACGGATGCCGGCGCGCTGTGCGTCGACGCCGGGGACGGCTGGCGCCACCAGATCCTGGGCATCCGCGAGATCGGCGGGATCGCGACGCACGCGAGGGAGTGA
- a CDS encoding universal stress protein, which produces MTKRLLVPVDGSDCSADALAFAAAEWPDAELVLLHVINPARSASGSELGMPGAVEQWYENATTLSETILSNAAATVDRDVETLTEVGRPGNTIREVAEAEDVDGIVIGSHGRTGVSRVLLGSVAEGVVRKASVPVTVVR; this is translated from the coding sequence ATGACCAAACGACTACTCGTCCCCGTCGACGGATCGGACTGCTCGGCCGACGCCCTGGCGTTCGCCGCCGCTGAATGGCCGGACGCGGAGCTGGTGTTATTACACGTGATCAACCCTGCCCGGTCGGCGTCGGGCTCGGAGTTGGGAATGCCGGGAGCGGTCGAGCAGTGGTACGAGAACGCGACGACGCTCTCCGAGACGATCCTCTCGAACGCCGCCGCGACCGTGGACCGCGACGTGGAGACGCTGACCGAGGTCGGCAGGCCGGGTAACACCATTCGGGAGGTCGCGGAGGCCGAGGACGTCGACGGCATCGTCATCGGAAGCCACGGTCGAACCGGCGTCTCCAGGGTCCTGCTCGGCAGCGTTGCGGAGGGCGTCGTTCGGAAGGCGTCCGTGCCGGTAACCGTCGTTCGGTGA
- the rnhB gene encoding ribonuclease HII — protein sequence MARIGVDEAGKGPVLGPMVAAAVRADPADLPDGIDDSKRLTSERRATLDERLRAAPAVDVGAAAIEPAEIDDPETDMNTLTVSAQARAVLDLLASSGSAADSLTAASPADPERRLRLLVDAGDVSEERFGRRVREALEEALPGDPDREDPPGVSVTARHGADADSPLVGAASIVAKVERDRRIEAIDDRFPEYDGVGSGYPSDPTTTAFLEAYVADTGDVPECARRSWRTCERLLVANEQSGLEEF from the coding sequence ATGGCACGCATCGGCGTCGACGAGGCCGGCAAGGGCCCCGTGCTCGGACCGATGGTCGCCGCCGCCGTCCGGGCTGACCCCGCGGACCTCCCGGACGGGATCGACGACTCGAAACGACTCACGTCCGAGCGCCGCGCCACGCTCGACGAGCGACTGCGGGCGGCTCCCGCCGTCGACGTCGGGGCCGCGGCGATCGAGCCCGCCGAGATCGACGACCCCGAGACCGATATGAACACGCTCACCGTCTCGGCACAGGCGCGCGCGGTTCTGGATCTCCTGGCGTCGTCCGGATCGGCGGCCGATTCGTTGACGGCTGCGTCGCCGGCCGATCCCGAGCGGCGGCTCCGCCTGCTCGTCGACGCCGGGGACGTCTCCGAGGAGCGATTCGGGCGGCGCGTCCGGGAGGCCCTCGAGGAGGCGCTTCCAGGAGATCCGGACCGTGAAGACCCGCCGGGCGTCTCGGTCACCGCCCGCCACGGCGCCGACGCCGACTCGCCGCTCGTGGGCGCCGCCTCGATCGTGGCCAAGGTCGAGCGCGACCGCCGGATCGAGGCGATCGACGACCGGTTTCCCGAGTACGACGGGGTCGGGAGCGGCTATCCGAGCGACCCGACCACCACGGCGTTTCTGGAGGCGTACGTGGCCGACACCGGCGACGTTCCCGAGTGTGCACGCCGGTCCTGGCGGACGTGTGAACGGCTGCTTGTGGCCAACGAACAGTCGGGACTCGAGGAGTTCTGA
- a CDS encoding NAD(+)/NADH kinase: MDVGIVAQKENPRAAALVDSLADALTDRGVAVRIDELTADAIETAGNPVSAFDECDLVVAIGGDGTFLFAARNADGTPVLGVNLGEVGFLNAVAPEDAEDAVLEEVAAFRDGDMDVREAPRLVARVGEWCSTPAANEITVQGERRGRGGGIDYEVRVDGALYSGTHADGVLVATQTGSTAYNLSEDGPILHPGVEAVVLNEMCADEGMAPLAVDSDAEITVTVTGAGTESAVVISDGRQPTAFEPPIDVTVSRAAVPMRIAGPRSDFFAALGKLE; the protein is encoded by the coding sequence ATGGACGTCGGGATCGTCGCGCAGAAGGAGAACCCCCGTGCGGCAGCGCTCGTCGACTCGCTCGCGGACGCGCTCACCGACCGCGGGGTGGCCGTCCGGATCGACGAACTGACAGCGGACGCGATCGAGACGGCGGGGAATCCCGTCTCGGCGTTCGACGAGTGCGACCTCGTCGTGGCGATCGGCGGCGACGGGACGTTCCTGTTCGCGGCCCGCAACGCCGACGGCACGCCCGTCCTCGGCGTCAACCTCGGGGAGGTCGGGTTCCTCAACGCGGTCGCGCCCGAGGACGCCGAGGACGCGGTCCTCGAGGAGGTCGCCGCGTTCCGTGACGGTGACATGGACGTCCGCGAGGCGCCGCGGCTGGTGGCGAGGGTCGGCGAGTGGTGCTCCACCCCGGCGGCAAACGAGATCACGGTCCAGGGCGAGCGACGGGGCCGCGGCGGCGGGATCGACTACGAGGTTCGCGTCGACGGGGCGTTATACTCCGGCACCCACGCGGACGGCGTGCTCGTGGCGACCCAGACCGGTTCGACGGCGTACAACCTCTCGGAGGACGGACCGATACTCCATCCGGGCGTCGAGGCGGTCGTCCTCAACGAGATGTGTGCCGACGAGGGGATGGCCCCGCTCGCGGTCGACTCCGACGCCGAGATCACGGTGACGGTCACGGGGGCCGGAACCGAGTCGGCGGTCGTCATCAGCGACGGTCGCCAGCCGACCGCCTTCGAGCCCCCGATCGACGTGACCGTCTCCCGCGCCGCGGTCCCGATGCGGATCGCCGGCCCGCGCTCGGACTTCTTCGCGGCGCTCGGCAAACTGGAGTGA
- a CDS encoding KaiC domain-containing protein yields the protein MTEDGGSGDGRDRSEDEDAEEDWFERARRELAESRSDATAGTTPAEQAEANRRNDDEANRRNDDEANRRNDDEAKPAADTDETTGRPPETDEPDAEGPLGAGGFEDGTRNDGDEGGPGDADDPFSGAGIGPARDAGGPSAGGPSAGGPGAGSPGAGDGPNGEFGFAEFGDVGAGEGSAVPPGETDFDDAELDSDIERMDLGIEGLDEMILGGVPRRSLITTIGAAGTGKTTFALQFLHEALTNGDRGVYITLEESREAILSTAEEKGYDFRGYESKGLLSVVAIDPIEMANSLASIGNELGRLIREFDAERLVLDSVSLLEMMYDHPAKRRSEIFDFTRSLKEAGVTTMLISEASESNPYASRHGIVEYLTDAVFILQYVRPSDFRETRLAIEIQKIRNANHSRETKPYEITSEGISVYQQANIF from the coding sequence ATGACCGAGGACGGCGGATCCGGGGACGGACGCGACCGATCCGAGGACGAGGACGCGGAGGAGGACTGGTTCGAGCGGGCGCGTCGCGAACTCGCCGAATCGAGATCGGACGCGACCGCCGGGACGACTCCGGCTGAGCAGGCCGAAGCGAACCGGAGGAACGACGACGAAGCGAACCGGAGGAACGACGACGAAGCAAACCGGAGGAACGACGACGAAGCGAAGCCGGCAGCTGACACGGACGAGACGACAGGAAGGCCTCCGGAAACCGACGAGCCGGACGCCGAGGGACCACTCGGCGCCGGCGGCTTCGAGGACGGCACGAGGAACGATGGCGACGAAGGCGGGCCCGGGGACGCCGACGACCCCTTCAGTGGCGCCGGGATCGGTCCGGCTCGAGACGCCGGCGGTCCAAGTGCCGGCGGTCCAAGTGCCGGCGGTCCAGGGGCCGGCAGTCCAGGGGCTGGCGACGGTCCGAACGGGGAGTTCGGCTTCGCTGAGTTCGGCGACGTGGGTGCCGGCGAGGGGTCCGCGGTCCCGCCGGGTGAGACGGACTTCGATGACGCGGAGTTGGACTCCGACATCGAGCGGATGGATCTGGGGATCGAGGGCCTCGACGAGATGATCCTCGGCGGCGTCCCCCGCCGGTCGCTCATCACGACGATCGGCGCCGCCGGAACCGGGAAGACGACGTTCGCGCTCCAGTTCCTCCACGAGGCACTCACGAACGGCGACCGCGGCGTCTACATCACCCTCGAGGAGAGCCGGGAGGCGATCCTCTCGACGGCCGAGGAGAAGGGATACGACTTTCGCGGGTACGAGTCGAAGGGGCTGCTCTCGGTCGTCGCGATCGATCCGATCGAGATGGCCAACTCGCTGGCCTCGATCGGCAACGAGCTCGGCCGGCTCATCCGCGAGTTCGACGCCGAGCGACTGGTGTTGGACTCGGTGTCGCTGCTCGAGATGATGTACGACCACCCGGCCAAGCGCCGGTCGGAGATCTTCGATTTCACCAGGTCGCTCAAGGAGGCCGGCGTGACGACGATGCTCATCTCGGAGGCCAGCGAGTCGAACCCCTACGCCTCCAGACACGGGATCGTCGAGTACCTCACCGACGCCGTGTTCATCCTCCAGTACGTCCGCCCCTCCGACTTCCGCGAGACCCGGCTGGCGATCGAGATCCAGAAGATCCGCAACGCGAACCACTCCCGGGAGACGAAGCCCTACGAGATCACGAGCGAGGGGATCTCCGTGTATCAGCAGGCGAACATCTTCTAG